The DNA region CAAACGGCACTTTACCGTTTATAACCCCTTATGACAATAAAAAACGCCTACTGTAAGTAAGCAGACAACAAATCTATATGCCTGAAAAACACAAGCTCCCTTCCCGATTCCGTTTCTTCTTCACTGGACCGGGCTTCCATCAGACAGTTAGCAGAAACACCAAAAACATTTATATTATTATTATTTATGTCAAAGCATCTACTATACTTGAAAATCTCACCGTAAACATCTTTCTTTTGCTTTATATGCCTAAGAAAAAACTCCTTGTCCATAGAAAGTTCCCGTTTACCTTTCTCCCATCCGACTTCGAATCATCTTATTGATAGCACCGCATGAACAAGTATTCAGAGAATTAGATAACTTCCCTATATATAAAACAAATAATAAATTTCTGCCTTTAGGTTAGCATAAAGGCACTTGATAATGCAAATTATTTCTACATTCAGATAAAGGTACGTCATACCGGCATAAAAAATATTTATCATTTCCCCGAATGATTTGGCTTCAAATGTCAGAAAAGCCTGAATTCTGCGTTTTATTTCATTTTTCCAGCTGCTATTCATTTCAGTATACATATTTTGATCATTGTCATTCCGTAAGAATCCCTTTAAATTTTTAGATAACGGAAATATCAGAAAACCGCTATTCTCGCCACGCTTGAAAAAATCCGGCCTCTGTAAAAGAAAAAAACCGTAAAACAAGGATTATCTCCTTTTTACGGTTCAGTTCCTTTGGACAAAAACAAATTCATTCCGGTATCAATCGATGATATTCAAAGCATATATACGATATTCTTCACCAAGTGCTTCCGCCTTGCGGACCATTTCCCGCTGCAGATTGGAAGCCATATCATAGTCCTTTCGCTTCAATGCCTCCTTCAGTTTGGTACAGATGCATTTTTTATGCCTGCCATCCTTGATAAGCTCAATACGCTTGGCACTGATGCTATCCCAACGTTCTTCATCAAGTTCATCTTCATGAATAAGTTTCTTATAACGCTTTACAGCTGCTTCCGTGTCCGGAATCAAACGATCAATCAACTCATTTTCCCACCGATATACAATACCGGCCACAAAAGAATCTACGATAGCGTCAGAAATACCATCCCCCTGCGTCAAGACAGCCACTTTATCAGGGTTTTCTTTCATAATTTTTACATTTTCCCATACCGTGGCAGGCGGTTTCCCGAATACTGCATCCCGCTCTTCCTGCGTATAATCTTCGAACACATTCTTCTCGCAGCGGTACTCTCTTTCTTTCTGCAGATAATCGGCATCTTCTCCGGCAGTTTTAGAAAGCTCCTTTAAAAGTTCATCAGGTGTCTTTCCGCAATTTACCGCATATTTCACACCATCCAATGCTGTCAGGTACAGGCAGGAAACAGCCAGATAGGTATTTGTAAAGGGATTTGGCGCACGAAGTTCAAATCGGGTCGCCTTTGGATTCCCCAAATCACGAATTAAACCGATCAGGATGCTTCTATTCCGAGAGGGCTGCTCCGGTTTATGCCCAAGAGATGTCACAATACAAACCGGTGCTTCAAATCCGGGTTTAAGCCGGTTAAACGCGTCCGTCGTAGATGAAATAAATGGATTGGTCGCTTCATAATTATTCAAGACGCCCATGATAAATCCATATCCAATGGTAGAAAGATATTCTTTTTTCAAATCTTCCGGTGCAAGGAGATTCAAAACTTTTCCATTCTTAAGGCGGGCGGCAAATCCCACGTGGGTATGTTCACCATTTCCTGCAACCCCGATAATCGGTTTTGCCTTAAAAGATACATCAAGACCGTTTCTGCGAAATACTTCACGGATTATAATACGGGCAGTCAATTCATTATCTGCTGCCTGCAACGGATTGGTAGAAAAGAGCCAATCCAATTCCAGCTGTTCACAGACATCAAAAATATGGCCGCCGTCATCCACTTTTGATTTAATGCCGCCGACCTCTTTATGTCCCATTTCCACATGCATGCCCCTGGCATCCAGTTCCTCAATAGCCTGTTCCATCGCAGTACGGACATTTCCACGCATTCTTTGCCAATACTGTTCTTTCAAGCGTTGAGAAATGGATAAATGCTGCACTGTTTCCTTTTCACTCGGCGTCTTTACCCAAAATTCCAATTCGGTACCCGTTGTAAAAACAATATCCTGAATTTCACCTGTCGGAAAATTCTCCATCCCCTTTATGGTTTTTCCCGCAATGAGTTTTTTTAATTCTTCCGCCACATAATCACAAGACCGTTTCAAAATAGAACGGGAATCAATAAATTTGTCATTGTGTATAAGAAAACTGGGAATACGCAGCGTTCCCACCGGCAGTCCCGTCGCATCGTCCACATTTTCGTCATTATAATCTACATACCAGTTAACTGTGCTGTCTGCAACAAAATCAACTCTGGCATCATTCAAGGTGGCTATATTCATAAATACAACAGAAGAGCCGTCCGTCTGCACGGCTTTTCCCGCAAAGAAATCATCATAGTCTTTCATAAATATTTCAATCGGAATTTTCTCATCTGTATCATTGCCTGCAAGATCGATTCCGATGAGCGATACAAATCTGATTTCAGGATGCTGTGCCAGTAAAGAAAGAACACCCTCTTTCCCATACTGTCCTGCCGGAATCCAATACAGCAAATCTTTGTTCATTTTAAAACCTCCTATAAGTTTTTTTAGAACGGCTGTATCCTTTACAACCAAGTTCCACCAAACGAAAATGACCCACTCCCGAAGGAATGAGTCATCTTTGACGTAATATTAACTTGTGAATTAAGAATACATCAAGCATCTTATACTTGTCAAGCAATAAAAGAGTCAGCCGAGTACGTCCCGGACAAGACGGTTAACCACTTTTCCATCTGCTTTCCCTTTTAGTTTCGCCATGACTGCTTTCATCGCCGTACCAAGATTTTTTCGTTCCGGATCCAAAGCAGAAATCACATCAATAACAACTGCACGAACGGCATCTTCTGTCATTTCTGGCGGAAGATATTTTTCAAGCACAGCAATTTCCTTTTGGGTTTCCTCAACCAGGTCATCTCTGCCGGAATCCTTAATTTCAGCAAGCGTTTCTTTCCGCTGCTTCACTTCCTTCCGGAGGACTGCAAGAACCTGATCATCATCAAAATCCGCGTGTCCATCGTCAATTTCTGCTTGACGAATATGCGCCCGTGCCATACGGATAACGCCTAATGCCAAACGGCCTTCTTCTTTTGCTTTCATGGCAGTCTTCATGTCTGCCATCAGCTGTTCCTTAATTGACAACTCCATCACCTTACTGCCTATTACTTAAACTTACGTTTTCTTGCGGCCTCAGATTTCAGTTTACGTTTTACGCTGGGCTTTTCATAATGTTCACGTTTTCTCACTTCAGAAAGAACCCCGGCTTTTTGGCAGGAACGTTTAAATCTGCGAAGAGCACTATCCAAAGACTCGCCCTTT from Dialister invisus DSM 15470 includes:
- a CDS encoding GatB/YqeY domain-containing protein, encoding MELSIKEQLMADMKTAMKAKEEGRLALGVIRMARAHIRQAEIDDGHADFDDDQVLAVLRKEVKQRKETLAEIKDSGRDDLVEETQKEIAVLEKYLPPEMTEDAVRAVVIDVISALDPERKNLGTAMKAVMAKLKGKADGKVVNRLVRDVLG
- a CDS encoding glutamine synthetase; protein product: MNKDLLYWIPAGQYGKEGVLSLLAQHPEIRFVSLIGIDLAGNDTDEKIPIEIFMKDYDDFFAGKAVQTDGSSVVFMNIATLNDARVDFVADSTVNWYVDYNDENVDDATGLPVGTLRIPSFLIHNDKFIDSRSILKRSCDYVAEELKKLIAGKTIKGMENFPTGEIQDIVFTTGTELEFWVKTPSEKETVQHLSISQRLKEQYWQRMRGNVRTAMEQAIEELDARGMHVEMGHKEVGGIKSKVDDGGHIFDVCEQLELDWLFSTNPLQAADNELTARIIIREVFRRNGLDVSFKAKPIIGVAGNGEHTHVGFAARLKNGKVLNLLAPEDLKKEYLSTIGYGFIMGVLNNYEATNPFISSTTDAFNRLKPGFEAPVCIVTSLGHKPEQPSRNRSILIGLIRDLGNPKATRFELRAPNPFTNTYLAVSCLYLTALDGVKYAVNCGKTPDELLKELSKTAGEDADYLQKEREYRCEKNVFEDYTQEERDAVFGKPPATVWENVKIMKENPDKVAVLTQGDGISDAIVDSFVAGIVYRWENELIDRLIPDTEAAVKRYKKLIHEDELDEERWDSISAKRIELIKDGRHKKCICTKLKEALKRKDYDMASNLQREMVRKAEALGEEYRIYALNIID
- the rpsU gene encoding 30S ribosomal protein S21 — translated: MSEIKVQKGESLDSALRRFKRSCQKAGVLSEVRKREHYEKPSVKRKLKSEAARKRKFK